One genomic window of Eleginops maclovinus isolate JMC-PN-2008 ecotype Puerto Natales chromosome 12, JC_Emac_rtc_rv5, whole genome shotgun sequence includes the following:
- the LOC134873427 gene encoding uncharacterized protein LOC134873427 produces the protein MGKCRFNPSWVHDAKYNWVQPVPGNVWEAQCTLCRKTFKLGTMGHIALNSHMKSAKHTKLVEVRSSQAPIATFCVPPSVQSTSVASATPLQQVPLSGLLCGSTPTLQAEVIWTLRTVYEHHSYSSNEGITDVFKCMFPDSQIAATFSCGSNKTAYLTKFGLVPFISKELTEQVNQAVGFVPMLDESLNKSTKTKQLDIHLRYWDGDRVRSRYFGSQFMGHAKAVDLLSNFKECLRDLDLRRMVSLSMDGPNVNWRFLEMLQTEHAEHFGGAQLVVVGSCGLHTLHNAVKCGFTEWHMEKFLRALHTIFHNVPARREDFCNLTKSKTFALPFCGHRWIENLPVVQRAIEIWPDMKKYVDAVTTKKLPNPGTSSYDTIEVATKDPLILAKLHFFMAVSRSVTPFLTKYQTDEPVLPFFANDLAELLKNLLRRFIKRELLTDVTPQHLVRLDVTDKQSRVHPKAVDIGIGAETAIKELQQRSKSSEELSILHFQNQCMECLSKMVQKIQERSPLKFPIVRQLTCLNPAFMYSNPELCQKQMKSIVRKFLQDRQLDGGVAAGDLITQKFSEMLSVEVRTEEFQSFQPFKKRLDVFLSNIISETYPQLWSFIQKLLLLSHGQATVERGFSVNKEIETANIHEDTVVAQRIVCDYISLHGGVTKVPLTPALLSSVSSSRARYRIHLETERKKRESQAESEKRKAIEENLEQLRKHRRSIKEVAEHLLRDADKLADQAEAKQAGSKMAELIAKSNAFRRSHKEKMAELIKLDEQIAAKRAELQKL, from the exons ATGGGCAAATGTCGGTTCAATCCGTCGTGGGTACACGACGCTAAGTATAACTGGGTTCAGCCTGTGCCAGGGAATGTGTGGGAGGCACAGTGTACtttatgcagaaaaaccttcaaactTGGGACCATGGGGCATATAGCCTTGAACTCCCATATGAAGAGTGCTAAGCACACAAAATTGGTTGAAGTGCGTTCGAGCCAGGCACCGATAGCAACTTTCTGTGTGCCACCTTCAGTGCAGTCTACCTCCGTGGCTAGCGCTACACCACTGCAGCAGGTACCACTGTCAGGGTTACTGTGCGGGTCAACACCAACTCTGCAGGCAGAGGTAATATGGACTCTTAGGACAGTATACGAACACCACTCCTACTCCTCCAATGAGGGCATCACCGAtgtattcaaatgcatgttcccTGACTCTCAAATCGCGGCAACATTTTCATGCGGGAGCAACAAGACAGCGTATCTTACGAAGTTCGGTCTCGTCCCTTTTATCAGTAAGGAGCTCACCGAGCAGGTAAACCAGGCTGTTGGTTTTGTGCCAATGCTGGACGAAAGcctcaacaaaagcacaaaaaccaaacagcttGACATCCATCTCCGCTACTGGGACGGTGACCGTGTTCGATCACGATATTTTGGCTCGCAGTTCATGGGCCATGCAAAGGCGGTGGACCTTCTCAGTAATTTCAAG GAGTGTTTACGTGACCTTGATTTGAGGAGGATGGTCTCTTTGTCCATGGACGGACCCAACGTCAATTGGCGTTTTCTTGAGATGCTGCAGACGGAGCATGCTGAGCATTTTGGGGGTGCCCAGTTGGTTGTAGTGGGAAGTTGTGGGCTACACACTCTACATAATGCTGTCAAATGTGGATTCACTGAGTGGCATATGGAGAAGTTCTTAAGAGCTCTTCATACTATTTTTCACAATGTGCCAGCAAGAAGGGAGGATTTTTGCAATCTTACAAAGTCCAAAACCTTTGCTTTGCCTTTCTGTGGTCACCGCTGGATCGAGAACCTCCCAGTAGTGCAGAGAGCCATTGAGATCTGGCctgacatgaagaaatatgttgaTGCTGTTACAACCAAGAAGCTCCCAAACCCTGGAACGTCTTCTTATGACACCATCGAGGTGGCAACCAAAGACCCTCTTATTTTGGCAAAGCTGCATTTTTTCATGGCAGTTTCACGAAGTGTGACACCCTTCTTGACAAAGTATCAAACGGATGAACCTGTGCTTCCATTCTTTGCCAATGACTTGGCTGAATTACTGAAG aATTTGCTGAGGCGATTCATCAAGCGAGAGCTACTGACTGATGTCACACCTCAGCACTTGGTACGGCTTGATGTCACTGACAAGCAGTCGAGGGTGCATCCAAAGGCAGTGGACATCGGCATTGGTGCAGAGACTGCCATAAAG GAACTCCAACAGCGGAGTAAATCCTCAGAGGAACTTTCCatcctacattttcaaaaccaatGCATGGAGTGTCTATCCAAAATGGTCCAGAAGATTCAGGAGAGGAGCCCTTTGAAGTTTCCGATTGTTAGACAATTAACTTGTCTGAACCCAGCCTTTATGTACAGCAACCCTGAACTGTGTCAGAAACAGATGAAGAGCATAGTCAGGAAGTTTCTACAAGACAGACAGTTGGATGGAGGAGTTGCTGCTG GTGATCTGATCACCCAGAAGTTCTCAGAGATGCTGTCCGTGGAGGTCCGAACTGAAGAATTTCAGTCCTTCCAGCCATTCAAGAAAAGACTGGATGTCTTTCTAAGCAACATCATCAGTGAGACCTACCCACAACTTTGGTCCTTTATCCAGAAGCTTCTACTTCTATCACACGGGCAGGCAACAGTTGAGCGGGGCTTTTCGGTGAACAAAGAAATTGAAACTGCTAACATTCACGAAGACACCGTTGTAGCGCAGAGAATCGTCTGTGACTACATCTCTCTCCATGGAGGGGTTACCAAGGTCCCCCTCACGCCAGCCCTGCTTTCCTCGGTCTCATCTTCCAGAGCAAGATATAGAATTCATCttgagacggagagaaaaaagagagaatctcAAGCAGAGTCAGAAAAACGAAAGGCCATTGAGGAGAACCTGGAGCAACTGAGAAAGCACAGAAGATCCATCAAGGAGGTAGCCGAACATCTGCTCAGGGATGCTGATAAGTTGGCAGACCAGGCTGAAGCCAAGCAAGCAGGCAGCAAGATGGCGGAGCTAATAGCAAAATCGAATGCCTTTAGAAGGAGCCACAAGGAAAAGATGGCTGAACTCATTAAACTGGACGAACAGATTGCTGCCAAAAGAGCTGAGCTCCAAAAGCTGTAG
- the tmem119a gene encoding transmembrane protein 119 has product MKSHFCFLVTCVTLLSLCHATPLFYNISMDGSGDETELELLPISLTTRTPVHISAATGPPSLTTTITNTITTTMIRLKDFVFTRVVDFLQANLLIIIVVTSLLIVMVFIICCASAMSQKRKLETYKPLPNSARKLAASKTNARKNSSEPVERPYAVDHVKRVQTQSMASPKTLRQPSKALVGERGRDVRSSPRQEVRKVRESEEVEKRREEPKHKEQPRQREEVQQSPSTSAAPTVCTCHLKKGHH; this is encoded by the coding sequence ATGAAGTCCCACTTTTGTTTCCTTGTCACCTGTGTGACCCTGCTCTCACTGTGTCATGCAACTCCTCTGTTCTACAACATCTCCATGGACGGCAGTGGTGATGAAACAGAGCTGGAGCTCCTTCCGATCTCCCTCACCACTCGAACCCCCGTTCACATCTCCGCTGCTACCGGACCTCCCAGcctcaccaccaccatcaccaacaccatcaccaccaccatgaTCCGCCTGAAGGACTTTGTCTTCACCCGAGTGGTGGACTTCCTGCAGGCGAATCTACTCATCATCATCGTTGTGACCTCTTTACTCATCGTCATGGTCTTCATCATCTGCTGTGCCTCTGCCATGAGTCAGAAGCGCAAGCTGGAGACCTACAAACCCCTTCCTAACTCAGCCCGGAAGCTTGCGGCGAGCAAAACAAACGCACGCAAGAACTCCAGTGAGCCTGTGGAGAGGCCCTACGCTGTCGACCACGTTAAGAGAGTCCAGACTCAGAGCATGGCCTCCCCCAAGACCCTGCGCCAGCCCTCCAAGGCTCTggtgggagagagggggagagacgTTCGCTCGTCGCCTCGCCAGGAGGTCAGAAAGGTCCGGGAGTCCGAGGAGGTGGAAAAGCGCCGAGAAGAGCCCAAGCACAAAGAGCAGCcgaggcagagggaggaggtgcAGCAGAGCCCCAGCACCAGCGCCGCCCCCACTGTCTGCACCTGCCACCTGAAGAAGGGCCACCACTAG